In Rutidosis leptorrhynchoides isolate AG116_Rl617_1_P2 chromosome 2, CSIRO_AGI_Rlap_v1, whole genome shotgun sequence, one genomic interval encodes:
- the LOC139888959 gene encoding large ribosomal subunit protein uL11m-like encodes MPTPPELPSILKLIVPAGGAKPGPPVGPALGVYKINLMAFCKEFNARTQIYKPNNPIPATVKVAKDYTFELSIKSPSVAWYLKNAAGIESASGKPGHVVATSLTLKHVYEIAKVKQSDPYCQYMSLEAISRSIIGTANSMGIKIVKELD; translated from the coding sequence ATGCCAACACCACCCGAATTACCTTCAATACTCAAACTAATCGTCCCAGCCGGCGGTGCAAAACCAGGGCCACCAGTGGGACCCGCGTTAGGTGTTTACAAAATAAACTTAATGGCATTCTGCAAAGAGTTCAATGCACGAACACAAATATACAAACCGAACAATCCAATTCCTGCAACGGTCAAGGTAGCAAAGGATTACACGTTTGAGCTTTCTATAAAATCTCCTTCTGTCGCATGGTACTTAAAAAATGCTGCAGGGATCGAGTCAGCGAGCGGTAAACCTGGTCATGTGGTTGCGACAAGTTTAACGTTAAAACATGTTTACGAGATTGCAAAGGTTAAGCAGTCGGATCCTTATTGTCAGTATATGTCATTAGAGGCGATTTCGAGGTCAATTATTGGTACTGCTAATTCTATGGGGATTAAGATTGTTAAGGAGTTGGATTAG
- the LOC139892019 gene encoding pentatricopeptide repeat-containing protein At2g17525, mitochondrial — MLNSLNYFKNLPILFRSKNNQSRFISSTTPVPTHDHISHLILDQKSASEALHTFRWASKLPHFIHSQSTYRALVHKLCTFRHFDTVHQVLDEMPSSIGSPPNDDIFITIVRGLGRARMIRQVTKVLDLVSRFNVTPTLKIYNSILDVLVKEDIDIARGFYRRKMMGCGVEGDMYTFGILMKGLCLTNRIADGFKLLQTMKIKGVTPNTVIYNTLIHALCKNGKLGIGRARSLMNEMVDPNNVTFNILITAYCKEDNLIQALVMLEKSFNLGFVPDVITITKVVEILCSKDRAMEAVEVLERVENKGGTIDVVAYNTLVKGFCNLKKAKVARRFLKEMELKGCLPNVYTYNALISGFCELGLLDSALDMFDEMKTAGISWNFVTFDTLVCGLCSGGRIEDGYKIMELMEESKSGSVGHISPYNSMLYGLYKANRNDEALDFLKKMGMKFPRAVDKSRQILQFCEEGRIEDAKKTYDQMIQEGSVPSVFVYTALIKRLCDEKLVKEALEMTNDMLSGGYVPNATMLNALVETLCEEGKLGSALKLVEDMVGRGCLIDSGSYSALICAFCERGDIHRCLMLFMEMVEKGNVPSYVLWNTVVDCLAKESVLFKSNNLCFVNDMLDCILKT, encoded by the coding sequence ATGCTCAATTCCTTGAATTATTTCAAGAATCTACCCATACTCTTCAGATCAAAAAACAATCAATCAAGATTCATATCTAGTACCACCCCTGTTCCCACTCATGATCATATTTCCCACCTCATATTAGATCAAAAATCAGCATCTGAAGCTCTTCACACTTTCAGATGGGCATCAAAGCTCCCTCATTTCATCCACAGTCAGTCCACTTACAGAGCTCTAGTTCACAAGCTCTGCACTTTCCGCCATTTCGATACCGTCCACCAAGTGCTCGACGAAATGCCAAGCTCAATCGGATCACCACCAAACGATGATATCTTTATCACTATTGTTCGTGGGTTAGGGAGGGCTCGAATGATTCGGCAAGTCACTAAAGTCCTTGACTTGGTTTCTAGATTCAATGTAACGCCCACGCTTAAAATCTACAACTCGATACTGGATGTTCTTGTTAAAGAAGATATTGATATAGCCAGGGGTTTTTACAGGAGGAAGATGATGGGTTGTGGTGTAGAAGGCGATATGTATACATTTGGTATATTGATGAAAGGACTTTGTTTGACGAATCGCATAGCTGATGGTTTTAAGCTTTTGCAGACGATGAAGATTAAGGGTGTGACGCCAAACACTGTTATATACAACACGTTGATCCATGCTCTTTGCAAGAACGGAAAACTTGGGATCGGGAGAGCTAGAAGTTTAATGAATGAAATGGTAGATCCTAACAATGTTACTTTTAATATTCTAATAACTGCATATTGTAAAGAAGATAATCTAATTCAAGCACTTGTGATGTTAGAGAAAAGTTTCAATCTTGGATTTGTGCCTGATGTGATTACGATCACCAAGGTAGTGGAAATACTTTGTAGCAAAGATCGTGCTATGGAAGCGGTGGAGGTTTTAGAACGAGTAGAAAATAAAGGTGGGACGATTGATGTTGTGGCTTATAACACTTTAGTAAAGGGTTTTTGTAATTTGAAGAAAGCTAAGGTTGCACGTCGGTTTTTAAAGGAGATGGAGTTAAAGGGATGCCTTCCAAATGTGTACACTTATAATGCATTGATATCAGGCTTTTGTGAGTTGGGTTTGTTAGATTCGGCCCTTGATATGTTCGATGAGATGAAAACAGCTGGGATCAGTTGGAATTTCGTTACATTCGATACGTTAGTTTGTGGGTTGTGTTCAGGAGGAAGAATAGAAGATGGGTATAAAATTATGGAATTAATGGAGGAGAGCAAGAGTGGTTCGGTGGGCCATATAAGTCCGTATAACAGCATGTTATATGGTTTGTATAAAGCGAACCGAAATGATGAGGCTCTTGACTTTTTGAAAAAGATGGGAATGAAATTTCCACGAGCTGTTGATAAAAGCCGACAGATATTGCAGTTTTGTGAGGAGGGTAGAATAGAAGATGCGAAGAAGACGTATGATCAGATGATTCAAGAAGGCAGCGTTCCAAGTGTTTTTGTTTATACAGCTTTGATTAAAAGGCTTTGTGATGAAAAGTTGGTGAAAGAAGCGTTAGAGATGACAAACGATATGTTATCGGGTGGTTATGTTCCTAATGCAACAATGCTTAATGCTTTAGTTGAGACGTTGTGTGAAGAGGGTAAACTTGGGAGTGCGTTGAAATTGGTCGAGGATATGGTTGGAAGAGGTTGTTTGATCGATTCGGGAAGTTATAGTGCGTTGATATGTGCATTCTGCGAAAGAGGAGATATACACAGGTGTTTGATGCTGTTTATGGAGATGGTTGAAAAGGGTAATGTTCCTAGCTATGTTTTATGGAATACTGTAGTTGACTGTCTTGCTAAAGAATCAGTGTTGTTTAAAAGCAATAATTTGTGTTTTGTGAATGACATGTTAGATTGTATCCTTAAAACCTAG